In Carya illinoinensis cultivar Pawnee chromosome 7, C.illinoinensisPawnee_v1, whole genome shotgun sequence, the following are encoded in one genomic region:
- the LOC122316500 gene encoding uncharacterized protein LOC122316500: MALMGEEGRGYELARKLEACGVWRSWLGDSKYAGFSDFLNSPSSWKAFMRTDESNSRAHIHLQLRVRALLFDKASISLFLRSNPSSSSSLASSSIAVSKLNPSYLRLRGDDVYFTLENSAQDGVQQREGGVLSNTASSKIQSRVGFGIGSRYGESEIDNLSQRFRNEELPETWYNQFIEKYRGSKPYRLSSANHEFDKRTPEGMSSYLRLLEKHKKRRLAFMEDHSMGYGNSMLENASNMPPNSVLNGSNSIEDDTPFFPEVMFTLNCVPDSALPPAERVDENRKVEFYGVLDTLPQVMTRSPVVIERLGMRPESLSIEQGGSLYRGKLGSEGNRKCLGPEQASQMSRKVIANMLTTVGFGGSSEVPMEVFSQLLSCHICKLGRILKVLADSYRKQCSASELLKMFLKTLGYSNVGSLAELVKDGSRNFVQQPPQQHQGIQPQLQSQYHSSLLLPQQMPRQMHPQMQQIVHPQNLAFQQQQQQQLDRLRRRQPSTPRPVMDMEKDKPMVQVKIENPAELPLDGNTFNSISARHAQIQFRPQQIAAMPNLHAQPGSQLRQIPSLQMPQIQTQNMGIVRTPPVKVEGFQELMGGDATSKHDTEENRLMSPLSK, encoded by the exons ATGGCTCTAATGGGGGAGGAGGGTCGGGGCTACGAACTGGCCAGAAAGCTCGAGGCCTGCGGGGTGTGGCGCTCGTGGCTGGGCGACTCCAAATACGCCGGTTTCTCCGATTTCCTCAACTCGCCTTCCTCATGGAAAGCCTTCATGCGGACCGACGAGTCCAATTCTAGGGCTCATATCCATCTCCAACTCCGGGTTCGAGCGCTCCTCTTCGACAAGGCCAgcatctctctcttcctccgCTCCAATCCGTCGTCTTCTTCGTCTCTAGCGTCTTCTTCTATTGCAGTTTCAAAGCTCAATCCGAGTT ATTTGAGATTGCGCGGTGATGACGTTTACTTCACGTTGGAGAACTCAGCACAAGACGGTGTACAACAGCGGGAAGGTGGTGTTTTGTCCAATACGGCGTCTTCCAAG ATTCAATCAAGGGTCGGTTTCGGCATTGGATCAAGATATGGTGAATCTGAGATTGACAATCTATCACAGAGATTTAGGAATGAAGAACTGCCTGAAACATGGTATAACCAGTTCATTGAGAAGTATAGAGGTAGCAAACCATATAGGTTGTCATCTGCAAACCATGAATTTGACAAACGTACACCCGAAGGGATGTCTTCTTATTTGAGACTTCTTGAGAAGCATAAGAAAAGGCGTTTGGCATTTATGGAGGATCACTCCATGGGCTATGGAAATTCCATGTTGGAAAATGCATCAAACATGCCTCCGAATTCTGTCTTAAATGGAAGTAACTCAATTGAAGATGATACACCTTTTTTCCCAGAGGTGATGTTTACATTGAACTGTGTACCTGACAGTGCACTCCCCCCTGCAGAGAGAGTGGATGAAAACCGGAAAGTGGAGTTCTATGGAGTTCTTGATACCTTGCCTCAAGTTATGACCAGGAGTCCTGTGGTGATCGAGAGGCTTGGTATGAGGCCCGAGTCCCTTAGTATCGAACAAGGAGGAAGCTTATATCGTGGAAAACTAGGGTCGGAAGGGAACAGGAAATGTCTTGGTCCAGAGCAAGCATCACAAATGTCTCGAAAGGTTATAGCAAACATGTTGACAACTGTGGGGTTTGGTGGTTCCTCGGAAGTTCCAATGGAAGTCTTCTCTCAGTTGCTGAGCTGTCATATATGTAAATTAGGCCGGATATTGAAGGTCCTTGCTGATAGTTACAGAAAGCAGTGTTCAGCTTCTGAACTACTTAAGATGTTCCTTAAAACATTGGGATATAG TAATGTAGGGTCTTTAGCAGAGCTAGTAAAGGATGGCTCCAGGAATTTTGTACAACAACCTCCACAACAACATCAGGGAATCCAGCCGCAATTGCAGTCACAGTACCATAGTTCTCTTCTACTTCCCCAGCAA ATGCCTAGACAAATGCATCCGCAGATGCAGCAAATTGTTCATCCCCAGAATCTGGCTTTTcagcaacagcagcagcagcagttgGATAGACTGCGAAGACGCCAACCATCCACTCCTCGCCCTGTTatggatatggagaaagacaaACCAATGGTTCAAGTTAAGATTGAAAACCCAGCAGAATTACCATTAGATGGTAATACCTTCAACTCTATCAGTGCCAGGCATGCCCAGATACAGTTCCGGCCACAACAAATTGCTGCAATGCCAAATCTCCATGCTCAACCAGGCAGTCAACTTAGACAGATCCCTTCCCTTCAAATGCCCCAAATCCAGACTCA GAACATGGGCATTGTTAGAACCCCACCAGTGAAGGTGGAGGGATTTCAGGAATTGATGGGTGGGGATGCTACATCAAAGCATGATACAGAAGAAAATAGGCTGATGTCCCCCTTGAGCAAATAG